A DNA window from uncultured Fibrobacter sp. contains the following coding sequences:
- a CDS encoding GGDEF domain-containing protein yields MSRIFEKIYVLFRMNILIFVLLAVTVIALFAYQNGMDVIKPLYLNDYPYLIAETDSADGGSSAVQLIRTDSSIIVDYELKEGYAYPYAGVKIFLGDGKARGENLSKFDSIFVWVKPRGEGTVRLYMRGYDSTFSRPGDETSLKFNEIEFFPLEETYPAVFVPQEFRVAGWWVAQNEINVHNARVDLSNIPLIEIQTGTNAPLGYGTLEIKGLCFKGKMIEKEELAIALVALWFITFFVILVIRFFDYSRERAANKKKREELEKNLRALEIEKSEYEKSSKEDPLTGCLNRAGFSSVLMREQENLSKNDSPVSFVILDIDHFKYVNDTYGHMVGDEVLVNLAKLIQSKIRNTDALVRWGGEEFVILCGDTPMQNAQFLAEKLRMAIESAQLIKQQQITCSFGIAEMIAGEDPKRLFERADKALYASKENGRNRVTSATFRHSR; encoded by the coding sequence ATGTCTAGGATTTTTGAAAAGATATACGTGCTGTTCAGGATGAATATCCTGATTTTCGTGCTGTTGGCCGTCACGGTCATCGCATTGTTCGCATATCAGAACGGCATGGATGTCATCAAACCCCTCTATTTGAATGACTACCCGTACCTGATTGCTGAAACCGATTCCGCTGATGGTGGATCTTCGGCAGTACAGCTGATCCGTACGGATTCGTCCATTATCGTGGACTATGAACTTAAGGAAGGCTATGCCTATCCGTATGCGGGTGTCAAGATTTTCCTGGGCGACGGTAAGGCCCGTGGCGAAAACCTCTCCAAGTTCGACAGCATCTTCGTGTGGGTGAAACCCCGTGGCGAAGGTACGGTCCGTCTTTACATGCGCGGTTACGACAGTACGTTCTCGCGCCCCGGTGACGAAACGTCGCTCAAGTTCAACGAAATTGAATTTTTCCCGCTCGAAGAAACCTATCCGGCCGTATTTGTTCCGCAGGAATTCCGTGTGGCTGGCTGGTGGGTGGCCCAGAACGAAATCAACGTCCACAATGCAAGGGTCGATCTGTCTAATATTCCGCTGATCGAAATTCAGACGGGTACGAACGCGCCGCTTGGCTACGGAACGCTTGAAATCAAGGGGCTTTGCTTCAAGGGCAAGATGATCGAAAAGGAAGAGCTGGCGATTGCGCTTGTCGCCCTCTGGTTCATCACCTTCTTTGTTATCCTCGTGATCCGCTTCTTCGACTACAGCCGCGAACGTGCGGCCAACAAGAAAAAACGCGAAGAACTCGAAAAGAACCTGCGTGCCCTCGAAATCGAAAAGAGCGAATACGAAAAGTCCAGCAAGGAAGACCCGCTTACGGGATGTCTCAACCGTGCCGGCTTCAGCTCCGTGCTGATGCGTGAACAGGAAAACCTGAGCAAGAACGATAGTCCGGTTTCGTTCGTCATATTGGATATCGACCACTTCAAGTATGTGAACGATACTTACGGCCACATGGTGGGCGACGAGGTCCTGGTGAACCTTGCAAAGCTTATCCAGAGCAAGATCCGCAATACCGACGCCCTGGTGCGTTGGGGTGGCGAAGAATTCGTGATTCTCTGTGGCGATACGCCGATGCAGAACGCCCAGTTCCTTGCCGAAAAGCTCCGCATGGCTATCGAAAGCGCCCAGCTGATTAAGCAGCAGCAGATCACCTGTTCCTTCGGTATTGCCGAAATGATTGCCGGCGAAGACCCGAAACGCCTGTTCGAACGCGCCGACAAGGCCCTGTACGCCTCCAAGGAAAATGGACGCAACCGCGTCACCAGCGCAACGTTCAGACACTCCAGGTAG